One genomic region from Microcella humidisoli encodes:
- a CDS encoding TetR/AcrR family transcriptional regulator — MPASGERPVGSDAGLSTTRVVAEAIRLADREGVEGLSMRRLASELGAGAMSLYHYVASKDELLDAMIDVVFDEIELPAETIDWQSAMRRQAVSARTVLARHPWAIGLMESRTTPGPANLRHREAFTACLRRAGFSIVTATHANWLLNSYVYGFALQEASLPFDTADGLADMTESVYLPQLPAEQFPYLRESAEGLLAAGYDPQAEFLVGLDLILAALESLRASDSSA, encoded by the coding sequence GTGCCAGCGAGCGGAGAACGCCCCGTCGGGTCCGACGCGGGGCTCAGCACGACGAGGGTCGTCGCCGAAGCGATCCGGCTCGCCGACCGCGAGGGGGTCGAGGGGCTCAGCATGCGTCGCCTGGCCAGCGAGCTCGGCGCCGGTGCGATGTCGCTGTACCACTACGTGGCGAGCAAGGACGAGTTGCTCGACGCCATGATCGACGTCGTGTTCGACGAGATCGAGCTGCCCGCCGAGACGATCGACTGGCAGTCAGCGATGCGGCGGCAAGCGGTCTCGGCCCGCACGGTGCTCGCCCGGCACCCCTGGGCGATCGGGCTCATGGAGTCGCGGACGACGCCTGGGCCGGCCAATCTGCGCCACCGCGAAGCGTTCACTGCGTGTCTGAGACGGGCTGGTTTCTCGATCGTGACGGCGACGCACGCCAACTGGTTGCTCAACAGCTACGTGTACGGATTCGCGCTCCAGGAGGCGAGCCTCCCGTTCGACACCGCCGACGGGCTTGCCGACATGACCGAGAGCGTCTACCTGCCGCAGCTGCCCGCCGAGCAGTTCCCGTATCTGCGGGAGTCGGCCGAGGGGCTCCTGGCGGCGGGCTACGACCCCCAGGCGGAGTTCCTCGTCGGTCTCGACCTCATTCTCGCCGCTCTCGAATCGCTGAGAGCGTCCGACTCCTCGGCGTAA
- a CDS encoding cation-translocating P-type ATPase — MARPPVRSGATLLAALLGAVALAIGPVAASADQLPLPEPTPSATALEPEALVPAEVPAEPAAPAAVETPIDTESPIDTETPIETESPVDTPTSVETGPSSPEQPLEQESPVPTTGPAFVEIADVVPITSISPNPVYAWSTVVVSGTKSPGTAVASYLFSPNLGESRPTSCTGNGDAVYSPGNFEFIFTTGDPGTTWSCTFQLTETVQQIGETIQFFAGEGQPGEAKQPSATPSAIVETADPVSEPTLTITPPNVLRVEWLSVDPGTNYSYSVYNPAAPLDYTLTAPVIAGQFVDGAQLVFEQALSPGWWVITIDVRYRAQSVGSRLVTIYVPPAPAIDRATPLANGRVIFSGTGEPGGDLRVVEALPVTPDGASFALATSSTTPQASAISPAAVPGNQVCSTTVAPDGSWSCTTGVLAAGERQFLARSNSPVVGSLPVVGDYLVAGTFAASPIATTVLAPAPPVVPEPAEQPVAPAPEPVEPEPLAEIVDEPVLEPTPDPAPPVEEPAAQPAPGGGEGGTPDRRDPAAPSSITGSIPTLGELFSNPVALAAGGGFALALMLLVAIPSELLNSTLASGGHRLGRGYIVVQGALARLNERVNGLTRSPVVSAALLVLAMSVIFGFNDPEYGFDPVSIRLTLSMALSIFIVYCLAALLSGAIMKRLWGISSRLEMLPTALLLAVLGVVIARLIDFTPGFLIGLAIGLSIVGSVPAALRAKAILLQFGVVFGVGLVAYLAYSALRGIPGFIDTLPGVFLDDTLVAIVAESLTGLLIVLLPLAFFSGRDLWVQSKPLWIVSFLIVATAFSAIVLPTTSDEVGSVLDLIPWLIPVVIYAVIVFALWGWLSRNERQAQDAAAEERAKDYVA, encoded by the coding sequence ATGGCTCGACCCCCCGTTCGTTCTGGCGCCACCCTGCTCGCCGCGCTGCTCGGCGCAGTCGCACTCGCGATCGGACCCGTCGCGGCGAGCGCCGACCAGCTGCCGCTTCCGGAGCCGACGCCGTCGGCGACGGCGCTCGAACCCGAGGCGCTCGTCCCGGCTGAGGTGCCCGCCGAACCGGCGGCGCCCGCTGCCGTTGAGACGCCGATCGACACCGAGTCGCCGATCGACACCGAGACGCCGATCGAGACCGAGTCGCCGGTGGACACCCCGACGTCGGTCGAGACCGGGCCCAGCTCGCCGGAGCAGCCGCTCGAGCAGGAGAGCCCCGTGCCGACGACCGGGCCGGCGTTCGTCGAGATCGCCGATGTCGTGCCGATCACGAGCATCAGCCCGAACCCGGTCTACGCGTGGAGCACGGTGGTGGTGAGCGGCACCAAGAGCCCGGGCACCGCTGTGGCGAGCTACCTGTTCTCGCCGAACCTCGGCGAGAGCCGCCCGACCAGCTGCACCGGCAATGGCGACGCGGTGTACAGCCCGGGCAACTTCGAGTTCATCTTCACGACGGGCGATCCCGGCACGACGTGGTCCTGCACGTTCCAGTTGACCGAGACGGTGCAGCAGATCGGCGAGACGATCCAGTTCTTCGCCGGTGAAGGGCAGCCGGGTGAGGCGAAGCAGCCGAGCGCGACGCCCTCCGCGATCGTCGAGACTGCCGACCCGGTGAGCGAGCCGACCCTCACGATCACGCCGCCGAACGTGCTGCGTGTCGAGTGGCTCTCGGTCGATCCCGGCACCAACTACTCCTACTCGGTCTACAACCCCGCCGCCCCCCTCGACTACACCCTCACGGCTCCCGTCATCGCGGGCCAGTTCGTCGACGGTGCGCAACTCGTGTTCGAACAGGCGCTGAGCCCGGGGTGGTGGGTCATCACGATCGACGTGCGCTACCGCGCGCAATCGGTCGGATCCCGCCTCGTGACGATCTACGTTCCGCCGGCCCCCGCGATCGATCGGGCGACGCCGCTCGCGAACGGTCGCGTGATCTTCAGCGGCACGGGTGAGCCCGGCGGCGACCTGCGCGTCGTCGAAGCGCTGCCCGTCACCCCCGACGGCGCATCGTTCGCGCTCGCGACCTCCTCGACCACTCCGCAGGCATCGGCGATCTCGCCCGCGGCGGTGCCCGGCAACCAGGTCTGCAGCACCACCGTCGCCCCCGATGGATCGTGGTCGTGCACGACGGGCGTGCTCGCCGCGGGCGAGCGGCAGTTCCTCGCGCGATCGAACTCGCCGGTCGTGGGGTCGCTCCCGGTCGTCGGCGACTACCTCGTCGCCGGCACCTTCGCGGCGAGCCCGATCGCCACGACCGTGCTCGCCCCCGCGCCGCCGGTGGTTCCCGAGCCGGCCGAGCAGCCGGTCGCCCCCGCCCCCGAGCCCGTTGAGCCCGAGCCCCTCGCCGAGATCGTCGACGAGCCGGTGCTCGAGCCGACACCCGACCCGGCCCCGCCCGTCGAGGAACCCGCCGCGCAGCCCGCACCCGGCGGCGGCGAGGGGGGCACGCCCGATCGCCGCGATCCCGCCGCGCCGAGTTCGATCACCGGCTCGATCCCGACCCTCGGCGAGCTGTTCTCCAACCCCGTGGCGCTCGCCGCCGGCGGTGGCTTCGCGCTCGCGCTGATGCTGCTCGTCGCGATCCCCTCCGAGCTGCTCAACTCGACGCTGGCCTCCGGCGGCCACCGCCTGGGCCGCGGCTACATCGTCGTGCAAGGGGCCCTCGCCCGCCTCAACGAGCGCGTCAACGGCCTGACCCGATCGCCCGTGGTGAGCGCCGCACTACTCGTGCTCGCCATGAGCGTGATCTTCGGGTTCAACGACCCCGAGTACGGGTTCGACCCCGTCTCGATCAGGCTCACGCTGTCGATGGCCCTGTCGATCTTCATCGTCTACTGCCTCGCCGCCCTGCTGAGCGGGGCCATCATGAAACGGCTCTGGGGCATCTCGTCCCGCCTCGAGATGCTGCCCACGGCCCTGCTGCTCGCCGTGCTCGGTGTCGTCATCGCGCGGCTCATCGACTTCACCCCCGGGTTCCTCATCGGGCTCGCGATCGGGTTGTCGATCGTCGGCTCGGTGCCCGCGGCACTGCGGGCGAAGGCGATCCTGCTGCAGTTCGGCGTGGTCTTCGGGGTGGGCCTCGTCGCGTACCTCGCCTATTCGGCGCTGCGCGGCATCCCCGGCTTCATCGACACCCTGCCCGGCGTGTTCCTCGACGACACGCTCGTCGCGATCGTCGCCGAGTCGCTGACGGGGCTGCTGATCGTGCTGCTGCCGCTCGCCTTCTTCAGCGGTCGCGACCTGTGGGTGCAGTCGAAGCCGCTGTGGATCGTGAGCTTCCTCATCGTCGCCACCGCGTTCTCGGCCATCGTGCTGCCGACCACGAGCGACGAGGTGGGCTCGGTGCTCGACCTCATCCCGTGGCTGATCCCCGTGGTCATCTACGCCGTCATCGTGTTCGCCCTGTGGGGGTGGCTGAGCCGCAACGAGCGGCAGGCCCAGGATGCCGCGGCCGAGGAGCGCGCGAAAGATTACGTCGCGTAA
- a CDS encoding CoA-binding protein: MSDDTATVTLANGLTCDIPASSPLAKLLRSQRTWVGPSAKERLGILRRATSIAIVGASPNPARSSYFVGTYLQQSSDYRVYFVNPNATEILGEPAYPDLASLPEVPDIVDVFRKASDIPSVIDDVLAVGAPVVWVQLGIWNEEAAVDGESKGLTVVMDRCIKVEHARFHGGLHLMGFDTGVISAKKQVR, translated from the coding sequence ATGAGCGATGACACCGCCACCGTCACCCTCGCCAACGGGCTGACCTGCGACATTCCCGCGAGCTCGCCGCTCGCGAAGCTGCTGCGCTCGCAGCGCACCTGGGTCGGGCCGTCCGCGAAAGAACGGCTGGGCATCCTGCGTCGCGCGACGAGCATCGCCATCGTCGGCGCCTCGCCGAACCCGGCCCGCAGCTCGTACTTCGTCGGCACCTACCTGCAGCAGTCGAGCGACTACCGCGTCTACTTCGTCAACCCGAACGCCACCGAGATCCTCGGCGAGCCGGCCTATCCCGATCTCGCCTCGTTGCCCGAGGTGCCCGACATCGTCGACGTGTTCCGCAAGGCGAGCGATATCCCCTCGGTGATCGACGACGTGCTCGCGGTGGGCGCGCCGGTCGTGTGGGTGCAGCTCGGCATCTGGAACGAGGAGGCCGCGGTCGACGGCGAGTCGAAGGGACTCACCGTCGTCATGGACCGCTGCATCAAGGTCGAGCACGCCCGGTTCCACGGCGGCCTGCACCTCATGGGATTCGATACCGGCGTCATCTCGGCGAAGAAGCAGGTGCGATAG
- a CDS encoding DUF418 domain-containing protein has translation MTTDAQPSPLPTALAPTPRADRALAPDVARGLVLLGIAVANVPFFLYGRELGILFKPVTDAAADPWVNALVATLADNRSYPLFALLYGYGLTQILLRESARGMEWPDARRLLVRRNLWLIVFGAAHGVLLFFGDILGTYGLLGLALVLLIRASGRTLAIVGGASFAFLVLAGIAEGLSGLLSSIPGGGFSTAALFGSAAAETYPLAVLARAGEWTVGMLSVPFGGLGLLAPMILGLWAARRRVLEGPGRHRRALGLVAGIGMPVSVLGALPIALALAGVIELSPLAEPFAAMLHAATGAIGGAAAVALIALIVGGRGSAVGVDGGSTRPAGPIARLLAALGQRSLTGYLLQSLVFVVVFAPYGFGLGGTASVAVATQVAVITWLGTLVLAAALAAADRPGPAEWLLRRAVYGRRR, from the coding sequence ATGACGACGGATGCCCAGCCCTCGCCCCTCCCGACCGCCCTCGCTCCGACACCGCGGGCCGATCGCGCGCTCGCGCCCGATGTCGCGCGCGGCCTCGTGCTGCTCGGCATCGCCGTGGCGAACGTTCCGTTCTTCCTCTACGGGCGCGAGCTCGGCATCCTGTTCAAGCCGGTGACGGATGCCGCGGCCGACCCGTGGGTCAACGCCCTCGTCGCGACGCTCGCCGACAACCGCAGCTATCCGCTGTTCGCGCTGCTCTACGGCTATGGCCTCACGCAGATCCTGCTGCGCGAGAGCGCGCGCGGCATGGAGTGGCCCGACGCGCGCCGGCTGCTGGTGCGCCGCAACCTGTGGCTCATCGTCTTCGGTGCGGCGCACGGCGTGCTGCTGTTCTTCGGCGACATCCTCGGCACCTATGGCCTGCTCGGCCTCGCGCTCGTCCTGCTGATCCGGGCGTCGGGACGCACGCTCGCGATCGTCGGTGGGGCCTCGTTCGCGTTTCTCGTGCTGGCGGGCATCGCCGAGGGGCTGAGCGGTCTGCTCTCGAGCATTCCGGGTGGGGGCTTCTCGACCGCGGCGCTCTTCGGCTCGGCGGCGGCCGAGACCTACCCGCTCGCTGTCCTCGCGCGGGCGGGGGAGTGGACGGTCGGCATGCTGTCGGTGCCTTTCGGCGGCCTCGGGCTGCTGGCCCCGATGATCCTCGGCCTGTGGGCGGCCCGTCGACGCGTTCTCGAGGGGCCGGGCCGGCATCGCCGTGCCCTGGGCCTCGTTGCGGGCATCGGCATGCCCGTCTCGGTGCTCGGAGCCCTGCCGATCGCGCTTGCGCTCGCGGGCGTGATCGAGCTGTCGCCGCTCGCCGAACCCTTCGCCGCGATGCTGCACGCCGCAACAGGGGCGATCGGAGGCGCGGCCGCTGTGGCCCTCATCGCCCTGATCGTCGGCGGACGCGGTTCAGCGGTCGGCGTCGATGGCGGCAGCACCCGGCCGGCGGGCCCGATCGCTCGGCTGCTCGCCGCCCTCGGGCAGCGTTCGCTCACCGGCTACCTCCTGCAGTCGCTCGTCTTCGTCGTCGTGTTCGCGCCCTACGGTTTCGGGCTCGGCGGCACGGCGAGCGTCGCCGTCGCCACCCAGGTTGCGGTCATCACGTGGCTCGGCACGCTCGTGCTGGCGGCCGCGCTCGCGGCGGCCGACCGCCCCGGGCCCGCCGAATGGCTGCTGCGCCGGGCGGTGTACGGGCGGCGGCGGTAG
- a CDS encoding FkbM family methyltransferase encodes MTDGTTARLRLGYAAMMLASRINWAEPELRGLRAIIGSGDAVIDIGAAHGMYTIPLARLVGPTGRVDSFEPHPRQQSTLRRWKRLLSAPQITVKASAAGREQGELTMRLPIVLGLPIYGRAHLTDGAAPGRAGERVRHWPTPTTAIDDWVDEQQIEKLTFIKADVEGFEPQVLEGAARTITRDLPSLLLEIEDRHLARYGNDAAGVVAEIARRWPEYGMYTWVRETWVRTEAVTLGTRNYLFATDAALARA; translated from the coding sequence ATGACGGACGGCACGACGGCGCGGCTGCGCCTCGGCTACGCGGCGATGATGCTCGCGAGCCGGATCAACTGGGCTGAGCCCGAACTGCGCGGCCTGCGCGCCATCATCGGCAGCGGCGACGCCGTCATCGACATCGGCGCCGCGCACGGCATGTACACGATCCCGCTCGCGCGGCTCGTGGGCCCGACCGGTCGCGTCGACTCGTTCGAGCCGCATCCGCGACAGCAGAGCACTCTGCGCCGCTGGAAGCGCCTGCTCTCGGCACCGCAGATCACGGTGAAGGCGAGCGCGGCCGGACGCGAGCAGGGAGAGCTCACGATGCGGCTGCCGATCGTGCTCGGACTGCCCATCTACGGGCGCGCTCACCTCACCGACGGCGCAGCCCCGGGCCGTGCCGGCGAGCGCGTGCGCCACTGGCCCACGCCGACGACGGCGATCGACGACTGGGTCGACGAGCAGCAGATCGAGAAGCTGACGTTCATCAAGGCCGACGTCGAGGGCTTCGAACCGCAAGTGCTCGAGGGTGCCGCCCGCACGATCACGCGTGACCTGCCGAGCCTGCTGCTCGAGATCGAAGACCGCCACCTCGCGCGCTACGGCAACGACGCGGCCGGTGTCGTCGCCGAGATCGCCCGCCGCTGGCCCGAGTACGGCATGTACACGTGGGTGCGCGAGACCTGGGTGCGCACCGAGGCGGTCACGCTCGGAACGCGCAACTACTTGTTCGCGACCGACGCGGCGCTCGCCCGGGCCTGA
- the ahcY gene encoding adenosylhomocysteinase, protein MSIDIPARPAALSVDTRNGVAYRVADLGLAEAGRHQIRLAEHEMPGLMSLREEFGPHQPLKGARIAGSLHMTVQTAVLIETLRALGAEVRWASCNIFSTQDEAAAAVVVGTTGTPERPEGTPVFAWKGETLEEYWWATQQIFDFGADENGAPQGPTLILDDGGDATMLVHKGTEFEAAGAVPDAAEGDSHEWRVVLDVLRDSLQSDPQRWTRMGQGILGVTEETTTGVHRLYELHRDGKLLFPAINVNDSVTKSKFDNKYGIRHSLPDGLNRATDVLMGGKTVFVCGYGDVGKGSADALRGQGARVIVSEIDPINALQAAMDGYQVARLDDVIGDIDILVTATGNENVVTVDQLQALKHLAIVANVGHFDNEIDMAGLESLPGAERIEIKPQVHEWRLPTGRSILVLSEGRLMNLGNATGHPSFVMSASFTNQVLAQLELHTKLDEYPIGVYVLPKFLDEKVARLHLDALGVKLTELTPRQAQYIGVDPAGPFKVDHYRY, encoded by the coding sequence ATGAGCATCGACATCCCCGCGCGGCCCGCCGCCCTCTCCGTCGACACCCGCAACGGGGTCGCGTACCGCGTCGCCGACCTCGGCCTCGCCGAAGCCGGTCGTCACCAGATCCGCCTCGCCGAGCACGAAATGCCGGGCCTCATGAGCCTGCGCGAGGAGTTCGGCCCGCACCAGCCGCTCAAGGGCGCTCGCATCGCGGGCTCGCTGCACATGACGGTGCAGACGGCGGTGCTCATCGAGACCCTGCGCGCCCTCGGCGCCGAGGTGCGCTGGGCCAGCTGCAACATCTTCTCGACGCAAGACGAGGCCGCCGCCGCAGTCGTCGTGGGCACGACCGGCACGCCCGAGCGCCCCGAGGGCACCCCCGTCTTCGCCTGGAAGGGCGAGACGCTGGAGGAGTACTGGTGGGCCACCCAGCAGATCTTCGACTTCGGTGCTGACGAGAACGGCGCACCGCAGGGCCCGACGCTCATCCTCGACGATGGCGGCGACGCCACGATGCTCGTGCACAAGGGCACCGAGTTCGAGGCCGCGGGCGCGGTTCCCGACGCGGCCGAGGGCGACAGCCACGAGTGGCGCGTCGTGCTCGATGTGCTGCGCGACTCGCTGCAGAGCGACCCGCAGCGCTGGACCCGCATGGGCCAGGGCATCCTGGGCGTGACGGAGGAGACGACGACGGGCGTGCACCGCCTCTACGAGCTGCACCGCGACGGAAAGCTGCTCTTCCCGGCGATCAACGTCAACGACTCGGTCACCAAGAGCAAGTTCGACAACAAGTACGGCATCCGGCACTCGCTGCCCGACGGCCTCAACCGCGCGACCGACGTGCTCATGGGCGGCAAGACCGTCTTCGTGTGCGGCTACGGCGACGTGGGCAAGGGCTCGGCGGATGCTCTGCGCGGTCAGGGCGCGCGCGTCATCGTGAGCGAGATCGACCCGATCAACGCGCTGCAGGCGGCCATGGACGGCTACCAGGTGGCCCGCCTCGACGACGTCATCGGCGACATCGACATCCTCGTCACGGCCACTGGCAACGAGAACGTCGTGACGGTCGACCAGCTGCAGGCTCTCAAGCACCTCGCGATCGTCGCCAATGTCGGCCACTTCGACAACGAGATCGACATGGCCGGCCTCGAGTCGCTGCCCGGCGCCGAGCGCATCGAGATCAAGCCGCAGGTGCACGAGTGGCGCCTGCCGACCGGCCGCAGCATCCTCGTGCTCAGCGAGGGCCGGCTCATGAACCTCGGCAACGCCACCGGGCACCCGAGCTTCGTCATGAGCGCCTCGTTCACGAACCAGGTGCTCGCACAGCTCGAACTGCACACGAAGCTCGATGAGTACCCGATCGGCGTCTACGTTCTTCCCAAGTTCCTCGACGAGAAGGTCGCGCGACTGCACCTCGACGCGCTCGGCGTGAAGCTCACCGAGCTGACGCCGCGCCAGGCGCAGTACATCGGCGTGGATCCCGCCGGTCCCTTCAAGGTCGATCACTACCGCTACTAG
- a CDS encoding DUF2231 domain-containing protein, which produces MSLGAASRTPVVLPADGGGLFDLVGGLPVHPLVVHVAVVVLPAAALALIVVMALPRVHRLVRWGVVAALAVGALAAWVAAESGEALADRVGEPEVHEELGENLPAIAGITVVLAVIWAVIAELSARASRLATTTATPPARIWLPLRIAASVVTAGMAAYTIYYTVLVGHSGAVATWFGRVGG; this is translated from the coding sequence ATGAGCCTCGGTGCCGCATCCCGCACGCCCGTCGTCCTGCCCGCCGACGGTGGCGGCCTCTTCGACCTCGTCGGCGGCCTGCCGGTGCACCCGCTCGTGGTGCACGTCGCGGTCGTGGTGCTACCCGCGGCCGCCCTTGCCCTCATCGTCGTCATGGCCCTGCCGCGCGTGCACAGGCTCGTGCGCTGGGGAGTCGTGGCCGCGCTGGCCGTGGGCGCCCTTGCGGCGTGGGTGGCCGCGGAATCGGGTGAGGCTCTTGCCGATCGCGTGGGCGAGCCCGAGGTGCACGAGGAGCTCGGGGAGAACCTGCCCGCCATCGCCGGCATCACCGTCGTACTGGCCGTCATCTGGGCGGTCATCGCCGAGCTGTCGGCCCGGGCCTCGCGCCTCGCCACGACCACAGCGACGCCGCCCGCGCGCATCTGGCTCCCGTTGCGCATCGCCGCCTCGGTCGTGACCGCGGGCATGGCCGCGTACACGATCTACTACACGGTGCTCGTCGGCCACTCGGGCGCCGTCGCGACCTGGTTCGGCCGCGTCGGCGGATGA
- a CDS encoding O-acetylhomoserine aminocarboxypropyltransferase/cysteine synthase family protein: MADRDYGFRTRAVHAGNVPDSATGARALPIYQSSAFVFDSTEDAAARFALQKYGNIYSRLANPTVASFEERVASLEGGLGAVATSSGLSAQFVTFASLAGAGDHIVASSNLYGGSVTQLDVTLRRFGVETTFVASDDPADYAAAIIPGRTKLVFAETIANPSGDIADIAGLADVAHAASIPLVIDSTIATPYLCRPIEWGADIVVHSATKFLGGHGTTLGGVVVESGRFDWSNHNFPLFEETVAHYGGLTWYGNFGEYAFLTRLRAEQLRDIGPALAPHSAFLLAQGVETLPYRMQAHVDNARRVAEWLEADPRIETVNWAGLPSHRHHERAAQYLPLGPSSVFGFVVTGGRAVGQGLIENVNLASHLANIGDAKTLIIHPASTTHAQLTEQQLVDGGVHPGLVRLSVGIEDADDIIYDLDQALDAALKGA, encoded by the coding sequence ATGGCCGACCGCGACTATGGCTTCCGCACGCGCGCCGTGCACGCCGGCAATGTTCCCGATTCGGCGACGGGCGCTCGCGCCCTGCCGATCTACCAGTCGAGCGCCTTCGTGTTCGATTCGACTGAGGATGCTGCGGCCCGGTTCGCGCTGCAGAAATACGGCAACATCTACAGTCGCCTCGCCAACCCCACGGTCGCGAGCTTCGAGGAGCGCGTGGCGAGCCTCGAGGGTGGACTCGGAGCCGTGGCCACCTCGAGCGGCCTGAGCGCGCAGTTCGTCACCTTCGCCTCGCTCGCGGGAGCGGGCGACCACATCGTCGCCTCGTCGAACCTCTACGGCGGCTCGGTCACCCAGCTCGACGTCACCCTGCGCCGGTTCGGGGTCGAGACAACCTTCGTCGCGAGCGACGACCCCGCCGACTACGCCGCGGCGATCATCCCGGGCCGCACGAAGCTCGTCTTCGCCGAGACCATCGCCAACCCGAGCGGCGACATCGCGGACATCGCAGGTCTCGCCGACGTGGCGCATGCGGCGAGCATCCCCCTCGTCATCGATTCGACGATCGCGACGCCCTACCTGTGCCGGCCGATCGAGTGGGGCGCCGACATCGTCGTGCACTCGGCGACGAAGTTCTTGGGCGGGCACGGCACGACCCTCGGCGGCGTCGTCGTCGAGTCGGGGCGTTTCGACTGGTCGAACCACAACTTCCCCCTGTTCGAGGAGACCGTCGCCCACTACGGCGGCCTCACCTGGTACGGCAACTTCGGCGAATACGCCTTCCTCACCCGACTGCGTGCCGAGCAGCTGCGCGACATCGGGCCGGCGCTCGCGCCGCACTCGGCCTTCTTGCTCGCGCAGGGCGTCGAGACGCTGCCGTACCGCATGCAGGCGCACGTCGACAACGCGCGCCGCGTCGCCGAATGGCTCGAGGCCGACCCGCGCATCGAGACGGTCAACTGGGCGGGCCTGCCCTCGCACCGCCACCACGAGCGTGCGGCGCAGTATCTGCCGCTCGGCCCGAGCTCGGTGTTCGGCTTCGTCGTCACGGGCGGCCGTGCCGTCGGCCAGGGGCTCATCGAGAACGTGAACCTCGCGAGTCACCTCGCCAACATCGGCGACGCGAAGACGCTCATCATCCACCCCGCCTCGACGACGCACGCGCAGCTCACCGAGCAGCAGCTCGTCGACGGCGGCGTGCACCCGGGCCTTGTGCGCCTCTCGGTCGGCATCGAAGACGCCGACGACATCATCTACGACCTCGACCAAGCGCTCGACGCCGCGCTGAAGGGGGCATAG
- a CDS encoding cellulase family glycosylhydrolase — protein sequence MTARRRRTGAVIAAVATALAAVAIGVALLLAPALWPSPARGLNAGLASLTPEAPVVAVDGADLIDRRSGERLQLVGANWPGFEYACIQGWGLNEGGATDEAVAAMVDWGFTAVRVPLNQQCWFDDRPAVAFGSGEQYRNAVRAWVERLTDAGLIVILDLHWSAPAPALADGLRPMPDADSPRFWAAVATEYRKHQGVLFDLFNEPHSRYDPDREQWAFTLDWQCWAVGGCSPPLENDLAVPLSGDTYAAVGMADLVAAVRATGANQPLLLSGIDYANDLRGWLDAAPDDDQLIASLHAYPGNRCADEACWAADVAPLAERVPVVMAEFGQSDGGDQYVRRAFTWADEHLSGALAWAWWSIPAAESEPNAAFSLVDDALQARAPSGTALRELLAARER from the coding sequence ATGACCGCGCGCCGTCGACGAACGGGGGCGGTCATCGCGGCGGTCGCCACCGCACTCGCCGCCGTCGCCATCGGGGTCGCGCTGCTGCTCGCACCGGCCCTGTGGCCGAGCCCGGCGCGCGGCCTGAACGCGGGGCTCGCATCCCTCACGCCGGAGGCCCCCGTGGTCGCCGTCGACGGGGCCGATCTCATCGACCGACGCTCGGGCGAGCGGCTGCAGCTGGTCGGGGCGAACTGGCCGGGCTTCGAGTACGCGTGCATCCAGGGCTGGGGCCTCAACGAGGGCGGTGCGACCGACGAGGCCGTCGCCGCGATGGTCGACTGGGGGTTCACGGCCGTGCGCGTGCCCCTCAACCAGCAGTGCTGGTTCGACGACCGGCCCGCGGTCGCCTTCGGCTCGGGCGAGCAGTACCGCAACGCGGTTCGTGCGTGGGTCGAGCGCCTCACCGATGCAGGGCTCATCGTGATTCTCGACCTGCACTGGAGCGCCCCCGCACCCGCGCTCGCCGACGGGCTGCGGCCGATGCCCGACGCCGACAGCCCCCGTTTCTGGGCCGCCGTCGCCACCGAGTACCGCAAGCATCAGGGAGTGCTGTTCGACCTGTTCAACGAGCCGCACAGCCGCTACGACCCCGATCGTGAGCAATGGGCGTTCACCCTCGACTGGCAGTGCTGGGCGGTGGGGGGATGCTCACCGCCGCTCGAGAACGACCTCGCCGTCCCGCTCTCGGGGGATACCTATGCGGCCGTCGGCATGGCCGACCTCGTCGCCGCCGTGCGCGCGACGGGGGCCAATCAGCCCCTGCTGCTGAGCGGCATCGACTACGCCAACGATCTGCGCGGCTGGCTCGACGCCGCACCGGATGACGATCAGCTCATCGCGAGTCTGCACGCGTATCCCGGCAACCGCTGTGCCGATGAGGCCTGCTGGGCCGCCGACGTGGCGCCGCTCGCCGAGCGCGTGCCGGTGGTCATGGCCGAATTCGGGCAGAGCGACGGCGGCGACCAGTACGTGCGGCGGGCTTTCACGTGGGCCGACGAGCACCTCTCGGGCGCGCTGGCGTGGGCGTGGTGGAGCATCCCCGCCGCAGAGTCGGAGCCCAACGCCGCCTTCTCGCTCGTCGACGACGCGCTGCAGGCCCGGGCGCCGTCAGGCACCGCCCTGCGCGAGCTGCTCGCAGCGCGCGAGCGCTGA